From the genome of Phoenix dactylifera cultivar Barhee BC4 chromosome 5, palm_55x_up_171113_PBpolish2nd_filt_p, whole genome shotgun sequence:
GACTATGAAAGCCAACATCTAAACCAATGGATTGGTTTATGACAAAATTCTTTCAATACTAGATCAACTAAAATGGCCTTATAactgatatttaaactttgatgtGGGATGAATACTATGAATCAAGTTGACTTGTTTGGTTTTAGACTTGGTTTTCATTATGGTTTTCAGATCATGCTTGATTAATGGATATGGGAATTTCTTGAGTTGAATTGTCTTGAGTTGAATTGTCTGATATAATTGTTagtttcaatttatttttctcttcttttgaaCCTTTGGAATTTTGGTTTTGAACAAAGCTTAGTTTTTGAGGTCAGAGATACAGAGATACAAATTGCATCAATTACATTGAGTTGTCTTTTACTCGGAACGTTTGTTCTGCCTTCTACAAACTACACTCCCCTTTACTTTTATTCTTATTCAGTTACAGAATTTTGTTGGAAAGCTCTGAAAAAAATTGTCCACATGTTTCAGTTGTTTATAGCACTAGCAGTTACTTATTAACTCTTATGATCTTTAGTTTGTGCAAAACTATCACATGAATACTGTCTATATTATCTCCAATTGTTATGGCTTTGCAGCAAACCTAAAACATTTTGTATTATGTTAAACAAAACATCTCAGCTGTTAACCTAAAGAAATTGAGTTTCAGTCGAAACAAAAGTTGGCCGAATCTAAAGAAATTGGTTGAGACCAGCTGTAATCAATCAAAATTGAAGTTGTGCATATTTCTTCATGGTAATCTGATTATGTTAGATTACTATTCATACCTCTTGCAAAGAAGTGAATTCATGAAGTTTCATGTCATTATGTTTTCCTTGTTAAGTTTCCACTGGTCTCTTTTGTCCAAAACAGGCTATTCGAGTTAGCAAAAATATCTCATCTCAACAAATTGGTATCTCCCCTCATTTTTAGTGTCCTATATGGATGTATATGGGCCTATTATTGTCGACTAAGTGGTTGTTTATTGATAAGGAATGCTATCTTCCAAAATGATATGCTTGTCTGTAGTTTTTGTTTTGTAAGTCAGTTCCTTTATATTTGCCAGTTGTGAATAATGATGCCTACCTTATAGATCTGGCTTAAAGTTAGGCTTGATAAATTATCTTGCAGATAAGAATTTGTATGACAAGAAGCTGATATCAGTCTAGTAGACTTAATATTTAACAGAGGTTGCTTTTGTTTGACTTGCTGACATGAGCAAATCGTAAGCTTATATTTTTCCCATCATGGAAGTACAATCAGTAATTTCTACCCTTACCCTGCAAAACACCACCTTGATCCCATATTATGAAACTAAATACAAAAATAGAATGTCTTCCCAGTGTTTTGTTTCAATTAGAAGGACTGAAAAAGTAAATGGTCATGCAATGTTTGATAACAGTCAGGTTGCAATCGCATGAGTTAGCTGAACTCTAAAACATTTGGCGCTAATTCTGTACTTGCACTGTTATATGAAGGAATGGTGACACCTATGCTGGTGAGTACTTTGCGGACAAGATGCATGGATTTGGTGTTTATCGTTTTGCAAATGGGCATCGATATGAGGGAGCATGGCATGAGGGAAGAAGACAGGGTTTGGGAATGTACACATTCAGAAATGGGGAAACACAATCCGGTCATTGGCAGAATGGTGTACTCGATACTTTGAGCACCCAGAACAGCGTTAGTGGATCACCAATTGCTGTAAACCATTCCAGAGTACTCAATGCAGTTCAGGTAATGGGGTCGATTTCTTTTATAAAAGAATTGTTATCCAACACTTTTCACAtcagaaataataataaaaaagttttATGCTGGTCATTTGTATCTCAGGAAGCACGAAGAGCAGCAGAGAGAGCTTATGATGTGCCGAGGGTTGATGATAGGGTGAACAAGGCTGTCGCAGCAGCCAACAAAGCAGCCAATGCAGCTAGAGTTGCAGCAGTGAAAGCTGTTCAAAAGCGAATCTCTAATAATGGTGAGGACATACCAATCCCAATTGTGTGAGACATTTGCTTTCTTGATGTTAGGTTGGTTTTGCTTTGGCTCGAGGGCAGCATTGAAGTGTTCGCGCACAGCAAATTAGGGGAGCATACATGCGAGCATCAAAAGAAATTTATCAGCATCCCTGCAATATGTTGTTTTGAGCTTTTCagtctttttaatcttttttcttGGAGAGTTTGCTTTACTCGATTCCTGCTTTCGGTTACTTTCAGTTGTCGAAGATGACTGATGGAGAAGGGCAGGTTTCTTTCTatctatctctctctttcttttttttgcgctTTATGAATATCTGAATATGATGAGTGCGGTCCACCTGTGCGGAACTAGTTCTGTATCTTTATCTTTGTATATGGCTGCTGTAAAGTACCGGTTCCAGGTTAAACCCCATACCAGCGAATTGTTTTGGCCATGGTGATAAAATTTCCTGATAAATGAATAAGAGCATTTTGCTTGTGGGTGAATGGTACCTTTTGTTCTTTCCTTATCATGTTACCTCGGTGGCTCGGTAACGTCTTGATACTGTTGGTGTCCATAAAAAGCTATTAAGCGTGGCATGTTCACCATTAATTATCCTCGTACTGGAGGTTTCGCATTGGCCTATCAAAGCAGGCACCGGATTTTGCCGATCTTATGCATCTCTCTTCAACCATGGTTTCCCACCAGCTGTGATTCAAGGTTCTTCCTGACCTTACTTCTTGGTGCacctaaaataaatttttaaatcggGCACATATTGATTGCAATGAGCATACATGGTCAAAACAAGATAATCAATCAATCGAACATGTTAAGTTGATCTTCCAGATGTTTTTCTTCCCCTGCTTTTGGGGAGTGGATTTTTGTACCCACAACGTGGGACGGGCACTACTCTGCTAAGCAACGCGCCCCATCTAAAGTGCATCATTCCCCGCAAGACTAGATGTTACTATAGAGTACCCCCTATATCAAATTGTAGTTGCATGGAACAACAGTATGGAACCAATCAAGATACAGCCAACTACAATTATACTAAGAAGAGAGTAAAACAAATGAAATTAAGGTATCATGTTAGCCAACTTCAAAATCTTTTCTTAATCTAGCTTGAACTTTAAACGTTGTAGACCTAAGTCCCCCAGATGGGCTCCTCGGGAATCAAGAAAATACTCTGAAACATAGTAACCTGGAGCTATCGGCTATTTTTTACATTAGGCCAACACAAGAAATTAGGCATCCCAACAGCTAAATTAATAAATAGAGCTTTAAAGCAGGGAATTAATCTCTTTCAAAGAAATTAAGCTTCAGAACAACCTCACAAAAGCAGCAAACCAAAATCAGTCTCTAGTTCGAATGTTCATCTTGAACTGAAATTACTGAATAATATTCCTTATTCAAATAGCTGTATGGTTGTTTCAACTCTCTGTCTGCTCCCGCAGCCTCCTGATTGTGCTCCGAACAGTTACAGCACTGGCAGTGCTGAAAAGCAGTAACAGTTGATTTTTCAGCagcataatatataaatatatatagtcGAATGCATGTGGACTGGTGAAGAGAACAAGATCTTACTTCAGTGTATAGGCACCACCAGCTTTCACTTTGCCACAATCCTTGCACCCCCAAATCCCAACAGCTTTCCTTTTGACAGCGTACTGTATGGTAATACCCAAACATATTCAGTATCGTTACTGGCAAGTAATGCGACTCGAAGCTAAACAGTCCGAAAATTACCATACCTTGCCACAAAACTCGCAGAAATACTTTGCGTGTTGGCTGACCTCCATTTTCTTGATCTGCTTCCTTAAACTTGCACCATATCGGGTACCTGAAACATTGACAACATCAGCACTCGCAACCTTCAAAAAATAacgaaaaatgaaaaatctagaATTCTTTTCACCCTTTCTTGTAAATGAGGGTTCTATCAATGGAGGCCATCCCCATACTCACCATATTTCCCGACAATTCCTGCCTTCTTCGTACGCTTCGTCTGAGCTCACAATAAACATGTAATAGATTAGGTGGTCAAACATGGTTTATCAAATCCTTGTTTAATTAAAAATTGGCAACTTTAGAATATCAACTGAAATGTAGTTGGTCTAGACAAGAAAATCATaaaatatcattaaaaagacAAAGGGAGCAAAATGGTCCTCTCCAATGCAAGCTTGCCAAGATAAAGTTTTCAAGAACGGGAACCCTGATGGCCAGGCATAATTACCCAATTATTTATGACACTACCGGCACACCATTTGAATACTAGCTCAAACATTGGAAAGATGATAAAAGGTCATCAGCAACGATCTACACAGTTGTATAATATAATCAATTCTTCCAGATGAAGTATTAGGTTTTCGATTCTCTTTAGTCAGACTACTCTTCTTTGGAAAGGGCTGCCTCATCCACTATAAAAGAAATACTTTTAGGGTGTTAGCTAATCAGTTATTTCAGGCAACTCAGGTGTCTTTTCTTAAGGCAGACAGCTGTTTGTACATCCATTTAGCTATGCAAGTAGTTGTTTTTGAGCTAATTTTTAGGCCTCATTTTTTTTCCTATAGCTTTGGCTCAATTTGTTGTTTTTTAAATGTTTCCATAAGCGGCTCAAGCTGTATCAATGTCTTAGACTTATAAGTCATGATGAAATGACCAAGTAGGGCTTTTCCCATTTTATTTTACCTAAAGAACTAGGAAAGATACTAGTTTATGTGAATTTTCCTCCGTGATACGAGTCTTCTACACCCTCTTGCTTATGCTCATATTGAAGTGTGCACATTACAAACATGAATCTTTTACATCCTCTTGAACATGCACAGAAATAGCAATCAAGTAAAATACTCCTATTCTGAAATGTTGCTTTTACGAATCCTATTACTTCCACCAATACCGCCGAAGATGTTCCAATGTGTTGGTTAACCTGAAATGTCAAACTACCTCAAACTGCATGGCAAAAATATATTGGTACAAAGGATGACATGTAGGCTCATTTGGTTATTTCTTCAATATATTTCTGAGAAGGATGACTTGGATATAGATGGCGACATTATTAAGACATTCTATAGGAAAATAATTCAACCCCATTTTGTATATGTTTTGGCAAATTTTGCTTTTAGAAGACACCAAACCTATGCTTTCCAGTAGTTGTTAGATCTAGGAGAAAGTGCAAGAGCAGATGCATGCATGGGTTCAAGGAAGATTTCTTGATATTTTAAAAAACGTTTTAATAAGGAAGCACTTAGGAAGCGGGAGTGTTACCCTAGATAAAAGATTCCAACTGCTAAGTGCCTAAAATGGGTACTTGGTGTTGAACCTCTTGAAGATGACAGCAAAAAGACATTCATATTCCTTTACACTCCAAAACATGGCTTTTCAGATTAATATGTGCGCTTGCAAAGGATGTAGTTATTGTAAGTAATCTAGCATAGCCACCTTATAAAGctaaatttcaaatcttctcaaGGCCAACAGTTTCAACACATAGGCATTGCATTAGTACATGTTagctcaagttcacaagtatcAATCAGATCCCAAATATAGCCAAACATACTTTACTAGATCTGTACTTTTTAAGCATAGATGGCGTTAATTGCACTAACTAGAGAGAAAACTAGACCTACTAAAGTATGATGGCTCAATCCTTACAATTTTGAGTTACCTCTTACAGTTCTAGACTGCATTACTAAGTACATGGAAAGGTGAGATGCTTATCACCACTAAATTTTCCAAATCATTAACTTGTTGGAAACTTATTTACTTTGCCTTGCACTGATCCGTAATCATGAAGGTGAATTGGCTACATGGTTTGAATAATATTACCAAATTCAACACCAAAGAACCATCTAAGACTAAGATCAGTTCCAAGTGAATCAAAATTTAGAGAGGTCTAGCAAACTCTGTATGTCCAAAAACAATCATGTTGCACAGGTCGTCCCAGAAAAATCCATGACATGCAACCTATTAAAGCACAAAAAGGAGACAATGAGTACCAATTTGATTGTATTTGGGAATTTTATTGGCTTATTAGCACCAAACATGGGTTCAATAGGTAGTCTAGAACATGTCCCATAGCATGCAGTACACAAGCAAGGAACTTATCTGATTTTGGGACTAGAAATGAGCAAGAGAGTTGGTTATGAAACCACAAAGAAGAGTTGGTCTTACTCCAACCTTATTCTCAGTTGCTTCAAGATCCACTTAAGGACAGGAATTCTTTCATgacaagaagaggaagaaagacaaaaagctaCACCATGGTTGACATTTTCTATTCAACCAAAAACCTACCTTCAAGGAACTAGGTGCTAGAAGTGTAAGGCATTTAATAACCAAATTAAAAACCTAAAAAAGCCCAAAGCCAAAAGTTCTCTATGAGCTTGATGTGGTTGATTGCTCGTAGATGTGCAGTCAACTGGTTGACTTAATTAAAGTCAAAACATTCCACATCAGCATCACGTCCATATGTTTATATGGTCCACCTAAGCAGCAGAAATTAGACTAGTGACGTCAAATTTACATAATTACCCATATCTCCTTGGAGACCTTATGGCCATCTTAGGTTGCTAGATAGCCAACCAAGGGGTCGATAACATTAGGTATCAACATCTACCACTTAACCAATTAACCATGAAGCTAAAAAATTGTCAGTTGTTGTTCGCTTAGCCAGTCATTTTTGCTAATGTTTGGTTTAGAAATGCATGGATTAGGTAGTTAAGTGCCACTTTTGGGGTTATTTGAACAAAAGAAGGCAGCATTAAGGAAGGTTAAAAGGTGATAGAAGGGTAAATTGAGAAGAACAATATGAAGGGAGGGAGCTCAACTACATGGTTAAAGTTAGACCCGTCCAAAATAGCTTTAACCGGGTTGAGTGGGCAAGTGGATGTTGACTGGCCAACTTTAACCACCCAAAAATTGGCAATTTTTGGCTAATTGACAAACCAACCACCACTTAACCGGGTTTTTAGGaaaccaaacagggcctaaaatGTTTATTGGAATATAAAAACCAAAGATGGTGCTTGAAATATCACAGACTTCGTGAACCTTAGCACCTGGATCTTCATGTTAGCAAAATTCACCAGACTATGTGCAAAGTGTAGCAAGCCACCAGCCATAAATAAAATATGGTCACTACGCACTTTGAACAACTGCTCCGACAGACATTTCTTGATGCGGCTTCATGGGTTTTGTGTGGGGTGTATGCGAGCACTGATTATAGGAATAGGAGAGTTCTCTGGGACGAGATTACTAATCTAGTTGTCCAGGGATTTCCGACCATGGTGATAGGTGATTTCAATTGTATCTTAAGTGcgagtgagaagagaggagaacgACCCTTTACCGATACAGTAGATCGAAGAGAGTTCCGGGATTTTGTATCTCAGAATGGCTTAGTGGATCTGGGTTTCTCGGGACCGCGATTCACGTGGTGTAACAACCAGTCTGGTATGACTAGGGTTTGGGAGCGGATTGATAGGGCAATTGCGAGCCCCGATTGGATCATCCGATTTCCCACCTACCAGGTCAGACACTTATCCCGTATTGCCTCTGACCATTGTCCACTGTTGTTATCAACAGCTTCGGACACTGGCCATCACAGCCCTTTCCGTTTTGAGAAGGTGTGGTTGTCCTATCCTCAATCCTGGGATATTGTTCGGGAGGCATGGTCCTTGCCGGTACACGGCAATGCCATGCAGAGGGTATCACGAAAATTGGAACTAACTAAGAGGCGGCTCCGTCGTTGGAACCGCGAGGTTGTGGGAGATATTTTTAGGAAGATGGAAGTGGTAGAGGAGGCCATTAGTAATCTTCAAAGTAGGGAAGATCAGGAAGGTGAGCTCCCGGAGGCAGACATGATAAGCCTTCGGGGGCTACTTGCTGATCATCACTCGTTGCTACGGCAGCATGAGGTCTTCTGGAGACAGAAGTCCAGGGTCCAGTGGATTAGAGAGGGAGATCGAAATACCAGCTTCTTCCACCGGACGACGGTCATCAGGAGGCAGAGGAGCATGATTCGTTCCCTGCGAGATGGGACTGGTCGTCAGGTGGAGGGGGAGGCAGAGGTTAGTCAGGTACTGCTAGATTTCTTTCGGTCCAGATGGACGGAGGATAGAGATCCCGGGGATGTCGGCCAGCTCCCGAGGGCGGATACGCAAATCGGAATGTCGGAGAATGCACTCCTGGTTCGACATGTGACAGGGGAGGAAGTGCAGGAGGCGGTCTGGGCCCTTGCAGGGGACAAGGCCCCAGGGCCGGAcggttttccttctttcttctttaggAGATATTGGGGTGTCATTCGGGTTGCAGTGGTGGAGGCAGTACAGTATTTCTTCAGTCAGGCAGTGATGCCCGATGATTGGAGAGCTACCTATGTCGTGCTGATACCTAAACGCCAGGATGCGAGGGAGCCCAGCCATTTCAGGCCCATCAGCTTGTGCACAACCCTTTATAAGGTGGTGGCAAGGATAATGGTGGGTAGGATGAAGCATCTGCTGCCAGGCCTCATCTGCCAGGAGCAAGGTGCTTTTGTGGGGGGTAGGAATATCTCTGATAACGTCATGTTGGCCCAAGAAATGATGTGGGATCTGCGACGGGCCTCTAAGCGAAGAAGCATGATGGCTGTCAAGCTGGACATGGAACGGACTTATGATAGGATTCGGTGGAGCTTCTTACGACGCGCTTTGGAGTGCTTCGGTTTTCATGAGACCTGGATTGAGTGGGTGTTGGGGTGTGTCCAGGGGTCGAGATTTTCCATCTTGATCAACGGAACGCCCTCCCCTTTCTTTAGGTCTACGATGGGGTTTAGACAGGGATGTCCGTTATCCCCATATTTGTTTATCATCTGTTCAGATGTCCTGTCTCGGGCTCTGAGGGGTGCCTGTGCTAACCGGGAGCTGGAGGCGTTTATTCCCGCCCCAGGGTCTCGGTCTATATCGCACTTACTATTCGCAGACGACTGCCTACTCCTGGCCAGGGCGCAGGTAGAGGATGCACATGTACTCAGGAGAGTATTAGCGGAGTACTGTGCTATGTCGGGTCAGAAGGTAAATCTTCAGAAGTCATCAATCTCCTTCAGCCCTAGCACTGAGCATAGGGTCAGACAGGAGATTCGGGGGTTACTTGGGATGCCGGCTCAGGACGGGACCTGGGTTTACCTAGGAGTACCCATCACGGGTCAGAGGTTACGGGTGGCGGAGTGCTCTGGTCTGGTGCAGAGGATTCAGAGCAGACTGGAGGGTTGGAGGGCATCTTCACTTTCCATGATGGGTAGATTGACGCTGATTAGGTCAGTGCTAGCTTCCATGCCTGTCCACCTCATGGCCAACACAGTAGTTCCGAAAACAGTGCTAATGAGGATTGAGCGGCTACTTCGGAGCTTCCTGTGGGGGTCGTATGGAGGGGGTCACGGGATGCATCTAGTGGCATGGGAGAGTGTCTGCCTATCAGTGAGTGAGGGTGGCCTCGGGGTCTCGTCTCTGGTGGAGCGACGTGAGGCGCTGATTGCCCGACATGCAGCTCGATTCACACTGGAGCCACAGGGTTTCTGGAGTCAGACCATGGCTTCCAGATATGGCCGGACTGGCACTGCAGGGGCGATTCGCAGTGGGCGTCGCTGTTCATTCATGTGGCGAGAGATTGCCAGATATCTTCCCATGGTTGAGGAGAACACTAGATGGTTGATAGGTAATGGGCAGAGTATTGATGTGGTTGGTGACCCATGGGTGGGTGCCCTACCCTTGAGACGTTGGCCGACTATGGTTGACATTGAGGCAGTGGAGGGACTGCGGGTCTGTGACCTCCTTGTCCCGGGCAGGGTTGCCTGGGATGAGGATAGGTTGGGTTACATGTTTGGGGCACACTTGGCtgagaggattaggtcccttcCGATCCCGGGGCATGTGGTTCCGGATTCCCGGGTGTGGAGCACGTCGTGCAGGTCCGGAGTGAGGGTGGGGGACCTCTCCCGTGTGCTCCGGCCAGAGCATGAGCCAGGGCCGGATTGTGCCTGGGTCTGGCGCCTAGGCCTCCATCCGAGGGTCGCACTGTTCTTATGGAAGGTCGCTTGGGTTCGGCTTCCGACAAGAGCAGTATTGAGCGAACGGGGTTTGAGGTTGCCCCCAGAGTGCGGGGCATGCGGAGCGgatgagtcggtggaccatgtacTGTTTCAGTGCATATGGGCGAGGGCGGCGTGGTGTGCGGCGGGGCTGCCATGGGATTGTTGGACCCATGGGGACCAGTTCTTACGAACCATCCGCTGGTGGTCGGGTAACCCATTGACTCGCCAAGAGGCGATTAGAGCGACCTGCACAGCATACCAGATATGGCTGGCCAGGAATGCTCGAACTTTTGGTGAGCAGAGCAAGTCGCCAAGGCTCGTGGCGGAGAGCGCCCGGGCGCAGGCGGCAGAGTTTAGTCATGCTTTCTCTTCAGATGGacttttgatagctcgggatatCTGGGGTTCCCCTTCTGCCTCGGCAGCTTCtcacacggtgtttttcacctgggagcccccacccccaagcttcctcaaagtcaattttgatgggtccGTGCTGGATGGTGGCACGATAGGTGGAgcgggttttgttattcggGACCCGACCTCCAGGGTAGTGGCGGCAGGAGGCTGTCAGGTATTTGACTGTACGGTCCCTGGAGCGGAGCTGAGAGCTGCCTGGGCGGGTCTTCGACACGCTCAGCATGTGCTCTCAGCTAGATCAGTCatcttggagggtgactcggctacggtCATTAGTTGGATCCAGGGGGGTCTGAGAGCCGGTGTTGCCGACCATCCCTTGGTCCGCGATATCGGGTTGATGATGAGGGACGGAGGGGAGGTCCAGGCGAAGCATGTGTTTCGAGAAGCCAACGGGGCCGCGGATTGGGTGGCCACGTATGTGGCTAACCATGCCGGGAGCACCTTATGGGTTGGGGACGGGGAACTGCCTCGAGAGCTCCGGGATGTTTTAttttccgattttattgggtgtatccgtacaCGTGTTGTATAGATCGCccggtttagcaaaaaaaaaaaaaaaaaaaaaaaaaaaaaatccaattggTCCTTTTGTGTCCTCTTTAAATCTAA
Proteins encoded in this window:
- the LOC103704622 gene encoding 60S ribosomal protein L37a; amino-acid sequence: MTKRTKKAGIVGKYGTRYGASLRKQIKKMEVSQHAKYFCEFCGKYAVKRKAVGIWGCKDCGKVKAGGAYTLNTASAVTVRSTIRRLREQTES